TGAAAGACCGTATGAATACCGCAACTGGTAAACAACTGGCTGATAAACGCCATCAGTTTATGGAGCAATTCTTGGCGCAATTTTACCAGGAATGGAATCCTGAAGGGTAAGGAGTAGAAGGTAAGAGGGTTTATAATCAGACAGTGACAACCTTACACCTTCTACCCTTTATCTTGTATCTCTTGCTTTCAGATTAGCTAAGTAGGTAGCACTGCTGATGGGTCAGGCCAGATAATGCGTAGTACTGAGGCTACTCCCCCACCTGGGTTTTCTACCGTAGTTGTCTCGGCTACTGTGCCCCCTATCCGTTCGTAAAAGCTACGGGCTGCTGTATTTTCTTCGTACACCCACAAGTACAAACCAGAATTACAATTACGCTGATGCACCCACTGAGCAGTGAGTTGCATTAATCGGTACCCAATACCTTGCCCCTGCCAATGGGGTAAAACGTGCAAATTATCGAGCAAAGCACCGTAGCGAGCATCGTCTTCCGCATAGGTGCAGGCAAAACCGCATACTTCTTCACCATCTACCGCCACTAAAATGTGCTGATTGCCTTTCGGATTCTGGAACCGCCCCTGCCACAGTTGCAATCGGTCAGC
This region of Tunicatimonas pelagia genomic DNA includes:
- a CDS encoding GNAT family N-acetyltransferase, with translation MISYRSAYANEAETIARLHAASWQKHYRGILRDTYLDQDVAADRLQLWQGRFQNPKGNQHILVAVDGEEVCGFACTYAEDDARYGALLDNLHVLPHWQGQGIGYRLMQLTAQWVHQRNCNSGLYLWVYEENTAARSFYERIGGTVAETTTVENPGGGVASVLRIIWPDPSAVLPT